One Conger conger chromosome 7, fConCon1.1, whole genome shotgun sequence genomic window, TATTCCAGAACAGTGCCTTTACAAATTCCCAATGGGAAATAAGACTTTCGGAAATGCCAGTTCAAACTGTAGAAAAGATCTTGTTTCCTGGGTGGGTTGTCCAGCTAAATTGCTGCAGTTACATGCCCAGGTTTGTAATCAATTGCtcatggtgcattgtgggactttTCCTTGCCCGGGGTGGAAGGGTTTCATCTGCAAGGCTTGCTAGGGCGGCTGGGTAGGATAGAGGTttaggaactgggcttgtactgttgtgtgttcagttctcAGGTGAGGTGCTGCCTTTGTACCCCTGAGCTAGGTACCTGCACTGCTTAAGTTAATGTCCACCAGCAGAAATGGATTGTAAGCTGTGTTAGCTGCTCTGCTGAATGCCCACTAGCGCTGGAATACCCTCTTCTTCACCACCTTCCTCTGGTCTACCAGCGTCCTCTGCCTGTGCAGTGCTGCTCATCAATACAGAACGTGCAGCCCAGACTACTTCAAATAGTCTGCAAATCTCCTCAGTAGATGAATGACATTGTTGTGATTAGACAAGCCTATGGATGTATTCTTCTCCTGTCAGTCCTTTTGCGTGGGGATGGGGATGGACGGATGAGAAAGGCGGCAGTACtttaagattattattatttttttttaatctcttgaCAGAACGGGCTACCAGCATCTCTGGAAGTGCTGAGCCAGTTCCCGTCCCCTCCGATGCCCAACCTGCCCGCTGTTGCCATGGTGctgcaccaacaccaacaccaacaccaacaccaacaccaacaccaacaccagcaacaacatcaacaccagcaacaacacCAGCAGGCCAGCATGTCCCAGCCGCCCGTGCCCATGGTGATGCCCGCTGCTATGGCGCCTGCCATGGGCATGACCCTCCCTGCCCCCGCCATGGCCCCCAGCGCTCCCCCACAACTCCCTGCCAGCTTCGTCACAAACTTCCCACCCGCTCAGGTAAACTTcagctttcattttatttcagtcgCGTTTTACTTGTGGCTTCAAGTCTACCTCATAAACAACAAAGATGTTATCGCATTACTTCACAAAATGAGTTATCGCGAAAGTCAAATATAAGAACAGCATAATCAGTGTAATTAGGCGAGGCATAATGAGACGTGGTAATTAGCACAGTTGTGCTGAGTGTTGTGACTTCGTGCCACAGTCGGGCTTATTGATTAAACGGTGGCTGtttttccctctgtctcaggaGACCAAACCCGAGGACGACGAGTTCCAGGACTTCCAGGGGGCCCCTAAAGCGGGGTCAGGGGACGTCTCTTTCACAGACTTCCAGGGAGAGGCCGGGGGCGGCTTCCCCTTCCTCGCATCCTCCCAACCGCAGAGCAGGTGCAGCCTGGACACCACCGCTCAGACAaagcagtcagtcagtcagtcagtcggtCTGCCATCCAGCTATCCAGCCAGCCAGCTAGACAGTCTTCCATCTAACTAGTCTGTCTGTTTCTAGGATAGAGCTACAGACAGGGACATAGAATATGTGCGTAGAACAGAATGTTTGCAGGCAGTGGGCTACAAATGTTAAAGattttaacattaaaaatgtatagcTTCCATTGGGCCTCCCCTGCACCCCCACTTTAAAGATGAAAGTCGGTTTCCTCAGCTAATGAACTCTGTTAAGCTTTCTCTCGTCTTATTGCCTTTGAAACCAGCTCAGAGAGGCATTCTTACTCCCTGGGTAATGGACGCAGGTTGATTATTTTAATGACACAGCCAGTACAGACCTAGTAAAAGGAgctcatttcacagtcaaaatCATAATTTTGTTCTAGCCTGGATAAAAAGCCAGGGCTTTTGTCTCTTATGAATGTCTAATGAAATTTTTTCCTGTCCTACAGAATGAGCTAATTGGCAACTGTTCTTTCTGTGGAGAGAGTAGTTCGTAGTTTTGCTGTCCGCTGAGGCATTGATCTGGATTTTCTGTCCGATGGGCTTTTTTGCTAAGTCAGGGTAGCAAGGTCCCAGAGGAGCTCATTCTGAGGTGCTGCTGAATCACTGAATCAAGGACTCAAATCAATGACCATTTGAAAGCCTGCAGAAAGCtttttatactttatttataCATGGTATATACAGgatataataatgtatttaattttttatttttaaatacaaacattttttacGATGATTTTCTTTGtgcaaaatattatattttttcctgttttcttttaattttttgcaTGCGTTACCTTTAAGGTGAGCCAtaagctgttttgttttgtttttttcctaccACCTCTACATGCAGTGTTCtcacttgtttttcatttctacCGAGAACCTAAGCTGAACTAAGGTTGGattgaatttcatttaaatgcaggcagccgaaaaataaaaaaatatgtttggcTCATGTACTGGAAAAAACGTCCATTGTGTCCATAGAGGAATTTTCCATCAGTTGGTTGATTCATGCTGTCTCTCCTCAGTGCTCCTCCAATGCTGATGCCCGTGTCTGGAGCCACGACGTCCTCCTCTGACCGATACGCCGCCTTCAAGCATCTGACCGTGGAGCCGGCCCCCTCCCCGCCCGCGGCTCCAGGTAGGgtccccagcccccctccccgcccactGCTCCAGGTAGGgtccccagcccccctcccccccgctgcTCCAGGTAGGGTCCCTGGTCCCTGGCCCCTGGCCTTTCACCCCAGAGCTGCTGCTTATGCGCCAGGCTCACCTCCATTTACGTCATTCCCCAAGCCCCACATCTGCTTGAACAGAAACTAGTCCACCAAGCAAACATTTCAGTCATAATTGTGTTTGCTTTGGtgggaaagaaatgtattttatataaattattAACCTTGAACCCTCTCTGCATTCTTTGTTAtcattatgtttatttaggtTTTACAGGGAATTCCagcatacaaaaaaacaatatttacagtGTCAATTACTTTCACCCAACCCACCCGCTCCCATGACATGCTTATATTAGAAAAGACGAAGACGAAAATTAAgttcaaaaaggaaaataaataaataaataaatactctcTGCATTCTTAACTTTAGTGTGGTCCTGTTCCAATGTTCTGCGGCCCTGCAAGGTTGTTTCTCTGCAGGTCTGTTATTTGAATCCGGAAAATAGCTGCATCCACAAATTGTGTGCCTGCCGAGGTCAATCGAACAACTGTCATTATTTCCTTCCCTTTGCTTAGATCCTGATGATAAATACAGCATTTTCAGGCAGCTTGACCAATCTGCAGACCAGAAGTGTGGAGGTAAGCAAAATCTGTCCCGTTCCCAACACTTTTCGGGCTGTTTAAAAGGTTGCATAAACAAAAAGTTCAGCATTCCAAAGTCCATATTATAAGCCCCACACATACTGAGAAAAATGGCCACCATGTGGAAAATGGTTATTAACAGAAAAAGAGATTATActcttattgtgtgtgtgtgtaatatggcaTTTCCTCAtcgtgtttttttgttttgttttgttcttgtgATGCACACAAACGGAGCTGATGTAGATGACTCTCTTGTCCCTGTTTCACTAGAACAGTGTCCGGCAGGGAATGCTTTTTCAGCTCCAGTAAGTCTTGGTTGCAGTGGCCTCTTGACTTTTCTGGGTATTTTTAATACTCAGGCCATTTATTAAAAGATTTTCGGCCATGTAATGTGTTTACAGTTACAAAATAAGAGACTCCTTCTTGTTGCCTTGATAATATTTTGACGCTTCCATTGTTGTCTGTCTTTAGCATTCCGTGCCGATTTTAAGCAGGCTTTAAAATCTGGAACAGACAGGATGAGGAGTGTGCAGGGTTTTTTAGAAAACTTCAGGCATTGCATTATTTAGAGACTGGCATCTTTTAGCCTGCCAGTTCCATAATGTTACCTTCTCTGTCGGAAACTGCAGCATTGCGGCTTCTTGTTTTTGATTCTGTTTGATCCTGTTTTTTAGTAAGGGTTTCTCGTTCTATTCCATTTGTGAGCTGTGGTGAAGTGTGAGctctgctgtggtgtgtgtgtgtgtgtgtctcctgtagtgggtgtgtgtgtgtagccctgTATGGCGTGTTTTGGTTGagtaatgcgtgtgtgtttttgtgcatgcgTTTGTAGCATTGGAAAATTCAGGGAATTTTCAGTGGAcatattaatataaatgttttctGCACACTGATTGCTTTTCCCTTTCTTGACCCTTTTATTATCTTTTCCATATTGAAATATTTGCTTGAACGGATGTTCTTTTACCTCTATATCTTAGTTATTGGGTAAAATCTCAGCTGGTGCAGGTTGTTCATATTCCCTGTTCTACGCCATGTTGTGCTTTTCTGTGCCAATGGCTGACTGTGTGGTGGactcccccccccaaccccccccccccccctaatttGAGATGTTCTGATTATCAtatacattttcagaacatttaTTTAGAAATATAAAGCCTTTAGCGCTGAAGCTGAGGCTGGAAAGCTGCAGAATGGAGCCCTGTTTGATCTGTTGCTCAGCAGTGTCTCTTCCCGCAGGCGAGGGATCTGAGGAGTTCCCTTCCGCTGGCGCCGACGACGGCTTCACCAGCTTCAAAACCGCCGACAGCGTTTCCCCTCTAGACCCTCCCGGCCAGGCCCCGATGTTCCAGCCCGctttccctccttcctctccccagTGCcctcctcgctctctcccccagccTCACATGTCCCCTCTCTGTCAGCCCAAAGCCCCCTCGCTCAGCATAGCAGACTTCTTTTCCCCTCTGGCTCCTGCCTCCgccccagcccccgccccctctgcagaggccccgcccctggcccctccctctgccccgccCGCTCTGGCAGCCCCCCCAGGAGGCGGGGTCAGACCCCTCGCAGGGGGAGCGGGGACCTTCGGAGACTTCTCCCTCTTCGGCTCcatgtcctcctcttcctcctcctctgtaACGGGCGTAGCCCCCATGGCAGACGCGGGCGGGGCGGGCCAGGACGACTTTGCCGACTTCGCGGCCTTCGGTAGCTCCGCGGGGCCGGAGGGCGGGGCCGCGGGCGTGGCCGGCCTCGTGGGCACGCCCCCCCGGCAGCGCTCCGCGGACAAGTACGACGTTTTCAAGCAGCTCTCCCTGGAGCTGTCCAAGGAGAGCGGGGCCGGATCCCTGTCCTCCCTCCGCAGCGACGGGGACGACCTCGCCGacttccccccctcccgcctGTGCGCCAGTCTCACCGCCTCCGACCGCAGCCTGGCCGGCAGGGCCAAGGAGGACTGCGTCTCCGTCAAGTCCCTGGACCTCCCGTCCATCGGGGGCAGCAGCGCGGGCAGGGACGACTCGGAGGACGCGCTCTCCGTGCAGCTGGACATGAAGCTGTCGGACGTGGGCGGGGACCTGAAGCACGTGATGTCGGACAGCTCCCTGGACCTACCCAGTCTCTCCGCCCCCCAGCTCCCTGCCGCAGGTGAGCGTCCAGCCAATGAGCACGCAGAACACCGGCCAGAGGGCATGTGCTTGTCCCTGAAAAGACTGCACTCAGCAAGCTTAATGCCATTCCATGACTTCTGCCAAATGTCACTGTGTGCCAGGATTCATGGAACATCGTTAAGCTTAATTGCAAGTGGAGCTGGAAATGCCACTCCATGAATTTCATGAATTCCCATCAAAGTCTTTGTAAATGATACACTTACAGTCCTTTAAATCTCTGTGCATCTGTTTATCCATCACTTGTTGTGTACCCTATGCAGTCAGAGTGTACTATAAGCATATTTGTCAGGATGTCAAGGTTGACAGCTAAAGTTTCTTCCTGAAATTCAGAACATTAgcatagcaaaaaaaaacaacattcacaAAAAGCATCTGGCTGTCACTTCCACTGCAAGGcacttcccctcctctctcgcCCGTCTCTGGGGGTAATGGATTTCACATCCTTGCGTACTTATTGGGAAATTCTACGGAAATATACAGATTATCACTGGATATGTGTAAAACAACTTTGTGGGCCAAGTTCCAGTCTTCTCGCCAAGAACAGTCTGGCTAGACACCTTCCAGAGAaagctgtctgtctctgtgctttatCAAATTTTTGGGGGGTAGTTCTAAACAGAACTGAATCATCTTTGAGACCAATTCAAAGGGATGTGTATTGTCTTGCTGCTTTTTTATAGCATTGTGGAGATCCTCAGGTTAAAATTTCAGTTGAAGGATATATATTCAGTCCATGCACCTGTGCCCATAGCGTACTGCGGGGAGATGCGCTATTATTAAtgacagaagtgtgtgtgtgttcgtactTTCAagagagaacgggagagaggACACGTGTCTTTGTGTCCTTGAGAATGATGTATGTCCATGCCAATGTTATATTTGGATATGCTACTCCTGCTTTCTGAGAACACAAACTGACCTGTCCTTCACCAGCAGATCAACAATGCCGGgtgaaaaataattacatgaaCATGTATGCCTATATTTTGTACAGTTTAATTCATGAAATGGATTGTTATTCACTGGAAAAGCCGCATACAGAATTTTACCTTGCAGCAAATGCACCGGtgaatgtaatgttttcatAGCTGCATTAGCGATTTCCACTGACATCACTCATTTTGAGCTGAAGTCAAGATGCCTGACGTTCCCTGGAGGCAGTCTGTGCCGTTCCACTGAGTTTGTGAAGTCCGTTACCTGTCGCACACAGCATGGTTCTGAGCCAGGAGAGAAGTTTCAGAGGCGCTGTGTGTAATGCCTGTTCAAATTGAGCCTTGACTCTACCATACTGTGTCTCCTGTAATGCACTTAGTCTTAGCTGTTCTGTTTGCTCACAGCCCTGCAGTCTTTGCCTTGATAACCAACTCAGGCTCAGAATGGGGCTGTACACAATCCGTTCCGTGTTCCTCAGACTGCTTCTCTGTTCTCCGGTTTCTTGGCAGAAGCGGACGACTTGAAGTTCGATCCCTTCGGCACCTCTGTCGCTAGCGGGATGGGCGGCTACGATTGGCCGGACAAGGAGGAACCCTCGGCCAATCAGGGCGCAAAGCTGCAGCCGGGCTCGTCGGCCACGCCCAGCAAAGAGGCGGCCGGAGCCTCGGGGAGCGGCGCCGCCCACGCCAGCCCATCGAAGGCCGGCATTTTCCCCGCCAAAGACGGTGCGCCCGGCAACGCCAACTTCGAGGCCTTTGCTGATTTTGTGTCTTTCAAGGAAGGGGGCGCTAACGAGGATGACGAATTTGGGGACTTTGCCGTCACCGTGGCGGAGAAGCCCGACTCACCCCGCCCCTCGGTTGACCCCTCCTTAGACGGCACCCAGGGTGAGGTCACGGACGAGTTTGGCGCCTTCCAGGGCGACAAACCCAAATTTGGGAAATTCGATTTCCTCAAGGCCAGCTCCCAAGCCAAGGTGAGGTCCAGTGAGGAGATGATCCAGAGCGAGCTtgcgacctttgacctctctgtGCAAGGTGAGACTCCCAACTCTTTCCCTTTGCCTCATAAATCTATAGATAATCTTGTCTCAAGCAGTTTCCCAATTGGTATAATGAATATTAATAAGCATGTCTCGTGATATCATAATGAATAGATATAGTGCTCTGGTTGTGGGCAAATAAGTAGAATGAGGTGTGGAAAGTAGAAAGGATCACAATTTCATAGACTTGAGTCATTGCTGGTATGTTGCAATACTACGGCTGGCCAGCAGGTGGTAGCATGTGGAGTTGGGCCGATAGGAGATGGATTAACAAAGCACTGTCGATCCATCAGCAGAAATGAATTGCATCCACCTCCATTGCTGatgtgttctttattttttcactgCTGTTATAGTGTTAACGGTGCTCATGTATAATTTATCACAGCCCCCACAAAGTGATAAAAAGCTCATTTGCGGAATATCGATTCCTCTTACCGCTGTTTAATCTAATTTGTTCAAGCGAAAGTGTTTTTGCTGATTTCATTGTATATCTCTAATTGGTGCTATGGGATGGAAAATCGtattggtggtggtgggggggggggcggtgtttTATGCAGTGGGAGGAGATTGATTTCTCTAGATGGAGGTGGGATTTATCCTGATGTTGCCATCTTCTGTTTGTCACTCCCATTGGTCAGACTCGCAGAAGAAGAgcctgggagagaaagagatgggtcgctccaccccctctcctgcccccgaACAGCCCCACCGCGACCGCTCAAACACCCTGAGCGATAAGCCCACTCTGCCCGTCATCCGCGACAAGTACAAGGACCTGAccggggaggtggaggtgaagACCACTAACCGACCGCACCGTAGCTTGGTCTTCCCGGTGTGACCGCTCCACTCTCAATTATGTTTAAACTCTTTTATCCCTTGTTTTCCCTGTCTTCTCAAATTCGGAGAGCTTAATCCCTGTTGTCAGCCTTACCTGTCACTGTAACGTCGCCCCTCGATTTATGAGCGCGTGGACAGCCACAATCTTCCCTCAAATGAAGCCAACTGCCACTTCTCTCCGCTCTGTcgtccaccagctgagctgtgcagctgttgagctGGAAGACTGCGCATCCTATCCTGTCCTACAGTCAGCCAATCAACCACAGGAGGCGCTGTTGCGCAAAGAGACAGGGAATATGGTGCTGACTGGCGCTCTTCcctcacagggggactatggctAAACAGCCACAGTTCAGGATTAAATTCCTTGGAGTGCTTTAACTTTAGCTGGATGCGGCACCAGAAAATCCATCTTTTCAGACTATTGTCACCGTGCAGACACACTAGTCCCTACTTTAACTGTGGTTTTGCTGTTTCCATGCAGGAGAGTGAGCGCTACGCATACGAGTGGCAGAGGTGTTTGGAGAGTGCGCTGCAGGTAACGGAATAGCCTTCCCCACTCAGAATGGTCTCCTGTCTGAACATGAGTCGTCAGTTCTGATTGGTCGTTCTTGTTATTCTCCCCCTCCTGTAGGTCATCAGCAAGGCCAACAACACCCTCAACAGCATCAGCAGCTCTGCCATCTGCACAGAGGTGATCCAGTCCGCACAGGGAATGGAGTATCTGCTGGGTGAGCCTGCCACCTCACtactcactcactacacacaggaatacactgagctgtgtaacaactcactcactacacacaggaatacactgagctgtgtaactgctcactcactacacacaagaatacactgagctgtgtaactactcactcactacacacagGAATACACTGAGCTGTGTAACTACTCACTCACTACGCACAGGAATACACTGAGCTGTGTAACtactcactcactacacacagGAATACACTGAGCTGTGTAACTACTCACTCCCTACACACAGGAATACACTGAGCTGTGTAACtactcactcactacacacagGAATACACTGAGCTGTGTAACTACTCACTCGCTACTCACAGGAATACACTGAGCTGTGTAACTACTCACTCACTACTCACAGGAATACACTGAGCTGTGTAACTACTCACTCACTACTCACAGGAATACACTGAGCTGTGTAACTACTCACTCACTACTCACAGGAATACACTGAGCTGTGTAACTACTCACTCACTACTCACAGGAATACACTGAGCTGTGTAACTACTCACTCACTACTCACAGGAATGCACTGTGCTGTGTAACtactcactcactacacacaggaatacactgagctgtgtaactactcactcactacacacagGAATACACCGAGCTGTGTAACtactcactcactacacacaggaatacactgagctgtgtaactactcactcactacacacagGAATACACTGAGCTGTGTAACTACTCACTCGCTACTCACAGGAATACACTGAGCTGTGTAACTACACACTCACTACTCACAGGAATACACTGAGCTGTGTAACTACTCACTCACTACTCACATGAATACACTGAGCTGTGTAACTACTCACTCACTACTCACAGGAATACACTGTGCTGTGTAACTACTCACAGGAATACACTGAGCTGTGTAACtactcactcactacacacaggaatacactgagctgtgtaactactcactcactacacacaggaatacactgagctgtgtaactactcactcactacacacagGAATACACTGAGCTGTGTAACTACTCACTCGCTACTCACAGGAATACACTGAGCTGTGTAACTACACACTCACTACTCACAGGAATACACTGAGCTGTGTAACTACTCACTCACTACTCACATGAATACACTGAGCTGTGTAACTACTCACTCACTACTCACAGGAATACACTGTGCTGTGTAACTACTCACAGGAATACACTGAGCTGTGTAACTACTCACTGCACACAGGAATACACTGAGCTGTGTAACTACTCACTCACtgcacacatgaatacactgAGGTGTGTAACTACTCACTCACTACTCACTCTTTACTCACAAGAATACACTGAGCTGTGTAACTACTCACTCACTACTCACAGGAATACACTGAGCTGTGTATCTACTCAGTCACTACTCACAGGAATACACTGAGCTGTGTAACTACTCAGTCac contains:
- the LOC133133068 gene encoding synergin gamma-like isoform X2; translated protein: MALRPGTGGAGSFMYAVGGGLGPSQGVPMQPQQQQQQGFPMVPMMQPNMQGIVGMNFGAQLPPGAMQMQGGMAMGMQMMGQPQFMGLRAPGPHYTADMQKQFVEDHQKHMEHQQRLLEEERKRRQFEEQKQKLRMLSSIKPKVRGHALLGMGEKSRDDALEAIRGNLDGFSRDAKMHPSASSHPKNPADSSSSHSSVTLHPPPPPAFPEDDDDFSDFIQGPSAPPPPTSAPVPPVLSSSNPLIAGAGRWPGVDGGPGQRPPSAPLPQILSHSVPFPPASQPSTVTSSSQSAAKGVGVFPQQEHLQPLAPSWLYNDSLVPELYKQVLEFTMTPAGIDTGKLYPILMSSGLPREALGQIWATANRTTPGKLTKEELYTVLAMIGVTQNGLPASLEVLSQFPSPPMPNLPAVAMVLHQHQHQHQHQHQHQHQQQHQHQQQHQQASMSQPPVPMVMPAAMAPAMGMTLPAPAMAPSAPPQLPASFVTNFPPAQETKPEDDEFQDFQGAPKAGSGDVSFTDFQGEAGGGFPFLASSQPQSSAPPMLMPVSGATTSSSDRYAAFKHLTVEPAPSPPAAPDPDDKYSIFRQLDQSADQKCGGEGSEEFPSAGADDGFTSFKTADSVSPLDPPGQAPMFQPAFPPSSPQCPPRSLPQPHMSPLCQPKAPSLSIADFFSPLAPASAPAPAPSAEAPPLAPPSAPPALAAPPGGGVRPLAGGAGTFGDFSLFGSMSSSSSSSVTGVAPMADAGGAGQDDFADFAAFGSSAGPEGGAAGVAGLVGTPPRQRSADKYDVFKQLSLELSKESGAGSLSSLRSDGDDLADFPPSRLCASLTASDRSLAGRAKEDCVSVKSLDLPSIGGSSAGRDDSEDALSVQLDMKLSDVGGDLKHVMSDSSLDLPSLSAPQLPAAEADDLKFDPFGTSVASGMGGYDWPDKEEPSANQGAKLQPGSSATPSKEAAGASGSGAAHASPSKAGIFPAKDGAPGNANFEAFADFVSFKEGGANEDDEFGDFAVTVAEKPDSPRPSVDPSLDGTQGEVTDEFGAFQGDKPKFGKFDFLKASSQAKVRSSEEMIQSELATFDLSVQDSQKKSLGEKEMGRSTPSPAPEQPHRDRSNTLSDKPTLPVIRDKYKDLTGEVEESERYAYEWQRCLESALQVISKANNTLNSISSSAICTEVIQSAQGMEYLLGVVEVYRVTKRVELGIKATAVCSDKLQELLKDVSRVWNNLMGFMSLAKVTPDESSLDFSSCILRPGIKNAKELACGVCLLNVDSRSKAFNSETDNFKLFYGGHQYHASCANFWINCVEPKPPGLILPDLL
- the LOC133133068 gene encoding synergin gamma-like isoform X3 is translated as MALRPGTGGAGSFMYAVGGGLGPSQGVPMQPQQQQQQGFPMVPMMQPNMQGIVGMNFGAQLPPGAMQMQGGMAMGMQMMGQPQFMGLRAPGPHYTADMQKQFVEDHQKHMEHQQRLLEEERKRRQFEEQKQKLRMLSSIKPKMGEKSRDDALEAIRGNLDGFSRDAKMHPSASSHPKNPAGTVHRDSSSSHSSVTLHPPPPPAFPEDDDDFSDFIQGPSAPPPPTSAPVPPVLSSSNPLIAGAGRWPGVDGGPGQRPPSAPLPQILSHSVPFPPASQPSTVTSSSQSAAKGVGVFPQQEHLQPLAPSWLYNDSLVPELYKQVLEFTMTPAGIDTGKLYPILMSSGLPREALGQIWATANRTTPGKLTKEELYTVLAMIGVTQNGLPASLEVLSQFPSPPMPNLPAVAMVLHQHQHQHQHQHQHQHQQQHQHQQQHQQASMSQPPVPMVMPAAMAPAMGMTLPAPAMAPSAPPQLPASFVTNFPPAQETKPEDDEFQDFQGAPKAGSGDVSFTDFQGEAGGGFPFLASSQPQSSAPPMLMPVSGATTSSSDRYAAFKHLTVEPAPSPPAAPDPDDKYSIFRQLDQSADQKCGGEGSEEFPSAGADDGFTSFKTADSVSPLDPPGQAPMFQPAFPPSSPQCPPRSLPQPHMSPLCQPKAPSLSIADFFSPLAPASAPAPAPSAEAPPLAPPSAPPALAAPPGGGVRPLAGGAGTFGDFSLFGSMSSSSSSSVTGVAPMADAGGAGQDDFADFAAFGSSAGPEGGAAGVAGLVGTPPRQRSADKYDVFKQLSLELSKESGAGSLSSLRSDGDDLADFPPSRLCASLTASDRSLAGRAKEDCVSVKSLDLPSIGGSSAGRDDSEDALSVQLDMKLSDVGGDLKHVMSDSSLDLPSLSAPQLPAAEADDLKFDPFGTSVASGMGGYDWPDKEEPSANQGAKLQPGSSATPSKEAAGASGSGAAHASPSKAGIFPAKDGAPGNANFEAFADFVSFKEGGANEDDEFGDFAVTVAEKPDSPRPSVDPSLDGTQGEVTDEFGAFQGDKPKFGKFDFLKASSQAKVRSSEEMIQSELATFDLSVQDSQKKSLGEKEMGRSTPSPAPEQPHRDRSNTLSDKPTLPVIRDKYKDLTGEVEESERYAYEWQRCLESALQVISKANNTLNSISSSAICTEVIQSAQGMEYLLGVVEVYRVTKRVELGIKATAVCSDKLQELLKDVSRVWNNLMGFMSLAKVTPDESSLDFSSCILRPGIKNAKELACGVCLLNVDSRSKAFNSETDNFKLFYGGHQYHASCANFWINCVEPKPPGLILPDLL
- the LOC133133068 gene encoding synergin gamma-like isoform X5; the encoded protein is MALRPGTGGAGSFMYAVGGGLGPSQGVPMQPQQQQQQGFPMVPMMQPNMQGIVGMNFGAQLPPGAMQMQGGMAMGMQMMGQPQFMGLRAPGPHYTADMQKQFVEDHQKHMEHQQRLLEEERKRRQFEEQKQKLRMLSSIKPKMGEKSRDDALEAIRGNLDGFSRDAKMHPSASSHPKNPAGVGVFPQQEHLQPLAPSWLYNDSLVPELYKQVLEFTMTPAGIDTGKLYPILMSSGLPREALGQIWATANRTTPGKLTKEELYTVLAMIGVTQNGLPASLEVLSQFPSPPMPNLPAVAMVLHQHQHQHQHQHQHQHQQQHQHQQQHQQASMSQPPVPMVMPAAMAPAMGMTLPAPAMAPSAPPQLPASFVTNFPPAQETKPEDDEFQDFQGAPKAGSGDVSFTDFQGEAGGGFPFLASSQPQSSAPPMLMPVSGATTSSSDRYAAFKHLTVEPAPSPPAAPDPDDKYSIFRQLDQSADQKCGGEGSEEFPSAGADDGFTSFKTADSVSPLDPPGQAPMFQPAFPPSSPQCPPRSLPQPHMSPLCQPKAPSLSIADFFSPLAPASAPAPAPSAEAPPLAPPSAPPALAAPPGGGVRPLAGGAGTFGDFSLFGSMSSSSSSSVTGVAPMADAGGAGQDDFADFAAFGSSAGPEGGAAGVAGLVGTPPRQRSADKYDVFKQLSLELSKESGAGSLSSLRSDGDDLADFPPSRLCASLTASDRSLAGRAKEDCVSVKSLDLPSIGGSSAGRDDSEDALSVQLDMKLSDVGGDLKHVMSDSSLDLPSLSAPQLPAAEADDLKFDPFGTSVASGMGGYDWPDKEEPSANQGAKLQPGSSATPSKEAAGASGSGAAHASPSKAGIFPAKDGAPGNANFEAFADFVSFKEGGANEDDEFGDFAVTVAEKPDSPRPSVDPSLDGTQGEVTDEFGAFQGDKPKFGKFDFLKASSQAKVRSSEEMIQSELATFDLSVQDSQKKSLGEKEMGRSTPSPAPEQPHRDRSNTLSDKPTLPVIRDKYKDLTGEVEESERYAYEWQRCLESALQVISKANNTLNSISSSAICTEVIQSAQGMEYLLGVVEVYRVTKRVELGIKATAVCSDKLQELLKDVSRVWNNLMGFMSLAKVTPDESSLDFSSCILRPGIKNAKELACGVCLLNVDSRSKAFNSETDNFKLFYGGHQYHASCANFWINCVEPKPPGLILPDLL
- the LOC133133068 gene encoding synergin gamma-like isoform X1, which produces MALRPGTGGAGSFMYAVGGGLGPSQGVPMQPQQQQQQGFPMVPMMQPNMQGIVGMNFGAQLPPGAMQMQGGMAMGMQMMGQPQFMGLRAPGPHYTADMQKQFVEDHQKHMEHQQRLLEEERKRRQFEEQKQKLRMLSSIKPKVRGHALLGMGEKSRDDALEAIRGNLDGFSRDAKMHPSASSHPKNPAGTVHRDSSSSHSSVTLHPPPPPAFPEDDDDFSDFIQGPSAPPPPTSAPVPPVLSSSNPLIAGAGRWPGVDGGPGQRPPSAPLPQILSHSVPFPPASQPSTVTSSSQSAAKGVGVFPQQEHLQPLAPSWLYNDSLVPELYKQVLEFTMTPAGIDTGKLYPILMSSGLPREALGQIWATANRTTPGKLTKEELYTVLAMIGVTQNGLPASLEVLSQFPSPPMPNLPAVAMVLHQHQHQHQHQHQHQHQQQHQHQQQHQQASMSQPPVPMVMPAAMAPAMGMTLPAPAMAPSAPPQLPASFVTNFPPAQETKPEDDEFQDFQGAPKAGSGDVSFTDFQGEAGGGFPFLASSQPQSSAPPMLMPVSGATTSSSDRYAAFKHLTVEPAPSPPAAPDPDDKYSIFRQLDQSADQKCGGEGSEEFPSAGADDGFTSFKTADSVSPLDPPGQAPMFQPAFPPSSPQCPPRSLPQPHMSPLCQPKAPSLSIADFFSPLAPASAPAPAPSAEAPPLAPPSAPPALAAPPGGGVRPLAGGAGTFGDFSLFGSMSSSSSSSVTGVAPMADAGGAGQDDFADFAAFGSSAGPEGGAAGVAGLVGTPPRQRSADKYDVFKQLSLELSKESGAGSLSSLRSDGDDLADFPPSRLCASLTASDRSLAGRAKEDCVSVKSLDLPSIGGSSAGRDDSEDALSVQLDMKLSDVGGDLKHVMSDSSLDLPSLSAPQLPAAEADDLKFDPFGTSVASGMGGYDWPDKEEPSANQGAKLQPGSSATPSKEAAGASGSGAAHASPSKAGIFPAKDGAPGNANFEAFADFVSFKEGGANEDDEFGDFAVTVAEKPDSPRPSVDPSLDGTQGEVTDEFGAFQGDKPKFGKFDFLKASSQAKVRSSEEMIQSELATFDLSVQDSQKKSLGEKEMGRSTPSPAPEQPHRDRSNTLSDKPTLPVIRDKYKDLTGEVEESERYAYEWQRCLESALQVISKANNTLNSISSSAICTEVIQSAQGMEYLLGVVEVYRVTKRVELGIKATAVCSDKLQELLKDVSRVWNNLMGFMSLAKVTPDESSLDFSSCILRPGIKNAKELACGVCLLNVDSRSKAFNSETDNFKLFYGGHQYHASCANFWINCVEPKPPGLILPDLL